GCCGTATTATTCTATTCTTGGCCCAGTGGCGTAGCCTTGTAAAAGCTATTAGCAACTCTATGCTGCACCCCAGGCTCCTAGAGTATGTAAACCACCCCTTTCCCTCTAGTACGAGTATAGGCTCTAATACTAGTGTTAGAATGCCGCTAGGTCCCATGTAGCGTGATACGACCACCGCCTCGATACGTGGACCCTCGACTCTAGGGCATGGTGTATGAATAGACTTAGCAGGGACTAGTTCGACGGTATGTTCTAGCACTGCAGTATAGTAAGCAAGTGGGTTGTAGGGCTGAGCTAGGCACATCTCGTAAACGCTATAGCCCAGCTCGTGGATGCTCGTGCCTGGGTATAGCCTCACTACTAAATGATCTCCGTTACGTCTAATGCCGAGAGGAGTTACTATGGACGATCCCTGGGTGTTTAATACTGC
The window above is part of the Pyrodictium delaneyi genome. Proteins encoded here:
- a CDS encoding DUF447 domain-containing protein; amino-acid sequence: MLAVLNTQGSSIVTPLGIRRNGDHLVVRLYPGTSIHELGYSVYEMCLAQPYNPLAYYTAVLEHTVELVPAKSIHTPCPRVEGPRIEAVVVSRYMGPSGILTLVLEPILVLEGKGWFTYSRSLGCSIELLIAFTRLRHWAKNRIIRPPCTRIRQLVYTVLSSYDCIMHSTWSPEVHRVAATVAKSAIDYAFLTGCIAPSNIEDV